A single window of Acinetobacter wuhouensis DNA harbors:
- a CDS encoding D-arabinono-1,4-lactone oxidase, giving the protein MNQALTQNKNSLTWNNWSGYQKSQPTQILKPQNIDELKNIVQNHSKIRVVGAGHSFTPLVCTDATLLSLDHIAGVEQVNSALSQASIWSGTRLFNLDQYLQPIQQSLMQQGDIDQQSLAGAVSTGTHGTGTDLHCISAYVEAFELLTASGEILRCNRHENVDIFNAGRVSLGTLGILTKITMQNKPRYKLKEHVKLCDVQDFIQNIAQWKNEHRHIECFAFSHASKLMLKTLDISEEEIQPRKNTFPSEDTLLTVCCELTKTFPSLNPKLQKLLGVFIQPTTFVDWSSKIFPTPRNTKFNEMEYQVPVELGVDCLQEVLAKMKQSKQQTFFPIEFRFVKGDDIWLSPFYQRDSISISIHQYIKQDPQLLFNEIEPILQRYQGRPHWGKMHSMTTAQLRAMYPMWDQFQQIREYLDPERKFLNPYLEKLFLSELS; this is encoded by the coding sequence ATGAATCAAGCATTGACTCAAAATAAAAATTCACTGACATGGAATAATTGGTCGGGTTATCAAAAGTCACAACCTACACAGATTCTCAAACCGCAAAATATTGATGAGTTAAAAAATATCGTACAAAACCATTCTAAAATTCGAGTGGTGGGCGCAGGGCATTCATTCACGCCATTGGTCTGCACCGATGCAACATTGTTGTCATTGGATCATATTGCAGGGGTAGAGCAAGTGAATTCTGCTTTGTCGCAAGCGAGTATTTGGTCAGGAACACGCTTATTTAACTTAGATCAGTATTTACAACCGATTCAGCAATCGTTGATGCAACAGGGTGATATTGATCAACAAAGTTTGGCGGGAGCTGTATCGACAGGAACACATGGTACGGGCACTGATTTGCATTGTATTTCAGCCTATGTTGAGGCGTTTGAATTACTCACTGCATCGGGCGAGATCTTGCGTTGTAATCGTCATGAAAATGTTGATATTTTCAATGCAGGGCGGGTATCACTTGGCACATTGGGGATTTTGACCAAAATCACCATGCAAAATAAACCACGTTATAAGCTCAAAGAACATGTGAAGCTCTGTGATGTGCAGGACTTTATACAAAATATTGCACAATGGAAAAATGAACATCGGCATATCGAATGTTTTGCTTTTTCACATGCGTCTAAGTTGATGTTGAAAACCTTGGATATTTCGGAAGAAGAAATTCAGCCACGTAAAAATACTTTTCCATCAGAAGATACATTATTGACGGTGTGTTGTGAGTTGACCAAGACATTTCCTTCATTAAATCCGAAATTGCAAAAGCTGTTGGGGGTATTTATTCAGCCGACAACTTTTGTAGATTGGTCGAGCAAGATATTTCCAACGCCACGCAATACCAAGTTCAATGAAATGGAATATCAAGTTCCTGTCGAGCTGGGCGTGGATTGTTTACAGGAAGTGCTTGCCAAGATGAAACAATCCAAACAGCAAACTTTTTTCCCAATAGAGTTTCGTTTTGTCAAAGGCGATGATATTTGGCTAAGTCCATTTTATCAGCGTGATTCGATTTCGATTTCGATACATCAATACATTAAGCAAGATCCACAATTGTTATTTAATGAAATTGAACCTATTTTACAGCGCTATCAAGGTCGTCCGCATTGGGGGAAAATGCACAGCATGACCACAGCGCAATTACGCGCTATGTATCCGATGTGGGATCAGTTTCAACAAATACGTGAGTACTTGGATCCTGAACGGAAATTTTTGAATCCGTATTTAGAAAAATTATTTTTGTCAGAATTGAGTTGA
- a CDS encoding GNAT family N-acetyltransferase, which yields MIRIANQNDVQQIAQVHVQSWKETYIGIIRQHVIDELSVEQRIQLWQKLVIDQNHRIFVYEHEGQILGFLDGYLNPNNNIAEIKAFYFLKEIKGQGIGRTMFEQFYQLANSAHYQRLQLGVINQNPSRYFYEKMGGKMMGEDEIPEYGKGISEVFYQWELHKA from the coding sequence GTGATTCGAATTGCAAATCAAAATGATGTGCAACAAATTGCCCAAGTTCATGTGCAGAGTTGGAAAGAAACTTATATTGGTATAATTCGTCAACACGTCATAGATGAGTTAAGTGTAGAACAACGGATTCAACTTTGGCAAAAATTAGTCATTGATCAGAATCATCGAATCTTTGTATATGAACACGAAGGTCAAATTTTGGGGTTTTTAGATGGTTATTTAAATCCAAATAACAATATTGCTGAAATTAAGGCATTTTATTTTCTAAAAGAAATTAAAGGGCAAGGTATTGGTCGTACAATGTTTGAACAATTCTATCAGCTTGCGAATTCTGCACATTATCAGCGATTGCAATTGGGTGTGATTAATCAAAATCCCAGCCGTTATTTCTATGAGAAAATGGGTGGAAAAATGATGGGTGAAGATGAAATTCCTGAATATGGAAAGGGAATTTCCGAAGTATTTTATCAATGGGAACTACATAAAGCATAG
- a CDS encoding glutathione S-transferase N-terminal domain-containing protein — MIDLYYWGTPNGHKITIALEEMGLDYQIFPINILENDQFQPDFLRISPNNKIPAIVDQNGPNGEAISVFESGAILQYLGRKTGLYYPENEQERVEVEQWLMWQMGGFGPMLGQNHHFSKFAKEQVPYAIDRYVTETKRLYGVLNHQLIGQKYVAGEYSIADMAILPWVLRHEWQQIDLDDYPYVKEYVERLTARPAVQRALSIKV, encoded by the coding sequence ATGATTGATCTGTATTATTGGGGAACACCCAATGGTCATAAAATTACCATCGCACTTGAAGAAATGGGTTTGGATTATCAAATTTTCCCGATCAATATTTTAGAAAATGATCAATTCCAACCTGATTTTTTACGCATATCCCCAAATAATAAAATTCCTGCAATTGTCGATCAAAATGGCCCAAATGGCGAAGCGATTTCAGTGTTTGAGTCTGGTGCGATTTTGCAATATTTAGGGCGTAAAACAGGCTTATATTATCCTGAAAATGAGCAAGAGCGTGTTGAGGTTGAACAATGGTTGATGTGGCAAATGGGCGGTTTTGGTCCAATGCTTGGACAGAATCATCATTTCAGTAAATTTGCCAAAGAACAGGTGCCTTATGCAATTGATCGTTATGTGACTGAAACAAAGCGTTTATATGGGGTTCTAAATCATCAATTGATCGGTCAGAAATATGTGGCAGGTGAGTATTCGATTGCAGATATGGCAATCTTACCTTGGGTGTTACGTCATGAATGGCAACAAATTGATTTAGATGATTATCCTTATGTGAAAGAATATGTTGAGCGTTTAACTGCACGTCCAGCCGTTCAACGTGCATTATCCATCAAAGTTTAA
- a CDS encoding YqaA family protein yields the protein MAYLLLFLSAFGAATLLPLQSEAVLVGLLLQTQYSAYLLLIVATMGNVLGSCVNWYLGLRIERFKNKKWFPVSEKNMIKAEKIYQKYGFWSLLLSWTPGIGDPITLIAGLMKENFWRFLFIVTIAKAGRYLFIYWVYLGLI from the coding sequence ATGGCTTATCTTTTACTTTTTTTATCTGCCTTTGGTGCAGCAACATTACTGCCTTTACAGTCTGAAGCGGTATTGGTTGGACTGTTGTTGCAAACGCAATATTCAGCTTATTTATTACTTATTGTTGCAACGATGGGTAATGTTTTAGGCTCGTGTGTGAATTGGTATTTAGGTTTGAGAATAGAGCGATTTAAAAATAAAAAATGGTTCCCAGTTTCTGAAAAAAATATGATAAAAGCGGAGAAAATTTACCAAAAATATGGTTTTTGGTCTTTGTTGCTGAGTTGGACGCCCGGGATAGGTGATCCAATCACACTCATTGCAGGTTTGATGAAAGAAAACTTTTGGCGCTTTCTATTCATCGTCACAATTGCAAAAGCAGGGCGCTATCTGTTTATTTATTGGGTTTACTTAGGTCTGATTTAA
- the rplT gene encoding 50S ribosomal protein L20, which produces MARVKRGVQAHRRHKKILARAKGYYGARSRVYRVAFQAVIKAGQYAYRDRRQKKRQFRALWIARINAGARQNGLSYSRMIDGLKKAQVIIDRRVLADIAMHDSVAFAALAEKAKGALAA; this is translated from the coding sequence ATGGCTCGTGTAAAACGTGGTGTACAGGCTCATCGCCGTCATAAAAAAATTCTTGCTCGTGCTAAAGGTTACTATGGCGCGCGTTCACGTGTTTATCGTGTAGCGTTCCAAGCGGTAATCAAAGCAGGTCAATACGCTTACCGTGACCGTCGTCAAAAGAAACGTCAATTCCGCGCTTTGTGGATTGCACGTATCAATGCTGGTGCTCGTCAAAATGGTTTGTCGTACAGCCGTATGATCGATGGCTTGAAAAAAGCTCAAGTGATCATCGACCGTCGCGTACTTGCTGACATCGCTATGCATGACTCAGTTGCATTTGCTGCTTTAGCTGAAAAAGCTAAAGGTGCATTGGCTGCTTAA
- the thrS gene encoding threonine--tRNA ligase, which translates to MPIITLPNGDQKQFDQAVSVMEVAQSIGPGLAKNTLAGKVNGRLVDASDLITEDATLEIITPKNQEGVEIIRHSCAHLVGHAVKQLFPEAKMVIGPVIEDGFYYDIFSQKPFTPEDMAAIEARMKKLIDEDYDVIKKMTPRAEVIKLFTERGEDYKLRLIEDMPDETQMGLYYHQEYVDMCRGPHVPNTKFLKSFKLTKMSGAYWRGDAKNEQLQRIYGTAWADKKELAAYIKRIEEAEKRDHRKIGKALDLFHMQEEAPGMVFWHPNGWTIYQVLEQYMRKIQQDNGYEEIRTPQIVDFTLWEKSGHAANYADNMFTTQSESRNYAVKPMNCPCHVQVFNQGLKSYRDLPIRLAEFGSCHRNEPSGSLHGIMRVRGFTQDDAHIFCTTEQIGKEVADFIKLTLDVYKDFGFEEVQMKLSTRPEKRVGADELWDVAEKSLADALDAAGLDWQEQPGEGAFYGPKIEFSLKDCLGRIWQCGTIQCDFNLPLRLDASYVTEDNDRDHPVMLHRAILGSFERFIGILIEHYAGFMPPWLAPIQACVMNITDSQAEACESVVAKLKENGIRAISDLRNEKIGFKIRERTLERIPYLLVLGDREVEEGTVNVRTRSGKNLGTMSIDAFVDLVKAAVAERGRYIVE; encoded by the coding sequence ATGCCTATTATCACATTGCCAAATGGCGATCAAAAACAATTTGATCAAGCAGTTTCTGTGATGGAAGTTGCACAAAGTATTGGACCTGGACTGGCGAAAAATACGCTGGCAGGTAAAGTGAATGGTCGCTTAGTCGATGCAAGTGATTTAATTACCGAAGACGCAACACTGGAAATCATTACCCCTAAAAATCAGGAAGGTGTTGAAATCATTCGTCACTCATGTGCTCACCTTGTGGGACATGCGGTAAAACAACTTTTTCCTGAAGCTAAAATGGTGATTGGTCCTGTCATTGAAGATGGTTTCTATTACGACATTTTCAGTCAAAAACCATTTACACCTGAAGATATGGCTGCCATCGAAGCACGCATGAAAAAGCTGATTGATGAAGATTATGATGTCATCAAAAAAATGACACCACGTGCTGAAGTGATCAAATTGTTCACTGAGCGTGGCGAAGATTATAAGTTACGTTTAATTGAAGATATGCCTGATGAAACGCAAATGGGCTTGTACTATCATCAAGAATACGTAGATATGTGTCGTGGTCCACACGTACCGAATACTAAATTCTTAAAATCATTCAAACTGACTAAAATGTCAGGCGCTTACTGGCGTGGTGATGCGAAGAATGAACAGCTGCAACGTATTTATGGTACAGCTTGGGCAGATAAAAAAGAACTCGCTGCTTATATCAAACGTATTGAAGAAGCTGAAAAGCGTGATCACCGTAAAATCGGTAAAGCTTTAGACTTGTTCCATATGCAGGAAGAAGCACCAGGTATGGTGTTCTGGCATCCAAATGGTTGGACAATTTACCAAGTGCTTGAACAGTACATGCGTAAAATTCAACAAGACAATGGCTATGAAGAAATCCGTACTCCGCAAATTGTAGACTTTACACTTTGGGAGAAGTCAGGTCACGCAGCCAACTATGCAGACAATATGTTTACGACTCAGTCTGAGAGCCGGAACTATGCTGTAAAACCAATGAACTGCCCATGTCACGTACAAGTGTTTAACCAAGGCTTGAAGTCTTACCGTGATTTGCCAATTCGCTTGGCTGAGTTCGGTTCATGTCACCGTAACGAGCCATCAGGTTCTTTACACGGCATCATGCGTGTACGTGGCTTTACTCAAGATGATGCACATATTTTCTGTACCACTGAACAAATTGGTAAAGAAGTTGCAGATTTCATTAAGCTCACTTTAGATGTGTATAAAGATTTTGGCTTTGAAGAAGTACAAATGAAATTGTCTACACGTCCTGAAAAACGTGTCGGTGCAGATGAGCTTTGGGATGTTGCTGAAAAATCTTTGGCAGATGCTTTAGATGCGGCCGGTCTTGATTGGCAAGAACAGCCTGGTGAAGGCGCATTCTACGGTCCGAAGATTGAATTCTCATTGAAGGACTGTTTAGGTCGTATCTGGCAGTGTGGTACAATTCAGTGTGACTTTAACTTGCCGTTACGTTTAGATGCCTCTTATGTAACAGAAGATAACGATCGTGACCATCCTGTGATGTTGCATCGTGCAATTCTTGGCAGTTTCGAGCGTTTTATTGGTATACTTATTGAACACTACGCTGGCTTTATGCCACCATGGTTGGCGCCAATCCAAGCATGTGTCATGAATATTACAGATTCACAAGCGGAAGCATGTGAGTCAGTGGTCGCAAAACTCAAAGAAAATGGAATTCGAGCAATTTCAGACTTGAGAAATGAGAAAATCGGCTTTAAGATTCGTGAGCGTACATTAGAGCGTATTCCATACTTATTGGTACTTGGGGACCGAGAAGTGGAAGAAGGTACTGTAAACGTACGTACCCGTTCTGGAAAAAATTTAGGTACTATGTCAATTGATGCATTTGTTGACTTAGTGAAAGCAGCCGTTGCCGAACGCGGCCGGTACATTGTGGAGTAA
- a CDS encoding alanine racemase, translated as MNHFFAQLNQDLKQSELALPRLIVDAQAFEQNLHYAEKKFQYAPHVQPRLVVKSLACLELLKQISQRLATQRFMVFHLPQLLPILETFSDADVLLGKPMPVSLLQHFYQENHHWQHAKIQWLVDTQQRLEQYLDVAKKFAIKLKISIEIDVGLHRGGVSSEQDLRSILAFIQTHAEYLEFAGLMGYDAHVTKLPSIIKKAEDAYAESQQIYQNYQLLIQQQFPQLWHDGLCFNGGGSPTFAFHVEQSVCNDLAFGSMLLKPSDFDSESLQVLKSALWIATPVLKVLPYTQLPGLTLLDRLPHRTKALFVYGGYWMADYVYPQGIHPHVLYGRSTNQEMVNVPKQTQIDVDDFVFLRPTQSEAIIPQFAKLWFYKNRQFEACETFRE; from the coding sequence ATGAATCATTTTTTTGCACAACTCAATCAAGACTTGAAGCAGAGTGAATTGGCTTTGCCACGACTGATTGTAGATGCTCAAGCATTTGAACAAAACCTGCATTATGCAGAAAAGAAATTTCAGTATGCGCCACATGTGCAACCTCGTTTGGTGGTGAAGTCATTGGCATGTTTGGAACTACTGAAACAGATCAGTCAACGGCTGGCGACGCAACGCTTTATGGTGTTTCATTTGCCACAACTCTTGCCGATTTTGGAAACATTTTCAGATGCGGATGTTTTGCTTGGAAAGCCAATGCCTGTGTCGTTGTTGCAACATTTTTATCAGGAAAACCATCATTGGCAACATGCAAAAATTCAATGGTTGGTGGATACACAACAACGCCTTGAACAGTATTTAGACGTTGCTAAAAAGTTTGCGATCAAACTGAAAATAAGTATAGAAATTGATGTCGGTTTGCATCGTGGTGGTGTGTCATCAGAACAAGATTTGCGATCTATTTTAGCGTTCATTCAGACACATGCTGAATATTTAGAATTTGCAGGGTTGATGGGCTATGACGCACATGTAACAAAACTCCCATCGATCATTAAAAAAGCTGAAGATGCTTATGCAGAATCTCAGCAAATCTATCAAAACTATCAATTGCTGATTCAACAGCAATTTCCACAACTTTGGCATGATGGACTTTGCTTCAATGGTGGCGGAAGTCCAACTTTTGCGTTTCATGTGGAACAAAGTGTATGTAATGATTTGGCTTTTGGTTCGATGTTGCTGAAACCGAGTGATTTTGATTCTGAGAGTTTACAGGTTTTAAAATCCGCATTGTGGATCGCAACCCCTGTATTGAAAGTATTGCCTTATACGCAATTACCAGGATTAACGCTTTTAGATCGTCTACCACACCGAACTAAGGCTTTGTTTGTGTATGGTGGTTATTGGATGGCGGACTATGTCTATCCGCAAGGCATTCATCCACATGTACTGTATGGACGCAGTACCAATCAGGAAATGGTCAATGTGCCAAAACAGACGCAAATTGATGTCGATGATTTTGTTTTTTTAAGACCGACACAGAGTGAAGCGATTATTCCGCAATTTGCCAAACTTTGGTTTTATAAAAATCGGCAATTTGAAGCGTGCGAGACGTTTAGAGAGTAG
- a CDS encoding MFS transporter produces MNPAQDAFAALRYRDFSIVTINQFCLTLAILIQEIIVAYSLYQITKDPLTLGLIGLAEAIPFIALSLWGGYFADKFNKQTIMKICLFFSVPLPLVLWWLFHSFDHAQISIHTLSWGIYAVIFGLGTIRGFYNPSATSLKPFLIPRELYANGATWTTIGWQSGVIIGPMLGGFMLAWLGRENSLLSVAVLLFVCFCLIARLKKRTFPKMEQSNLKDSLSEGFRFIWKTKIVLWAISLDLVSVLFGGVIALLPIFAEDILKVGPEGLGYLRAAPSIGALITMIALTKFPPTHHAWRNMLLAVAGFGIFTIIFAFSNSMWLSLIALAMTGACDSISVVVRQTILQVYPPENMRGRVAAVNGMFVSSSNELGAFESGLAAKYLGTIAATVFGGCMTMAVVMISWIKTKDLFKVDITKGQEQSK; encoded by the coding sequence ATGAACCCTGCACAGGATGCTTTTGCTGCGCTCCGCTATCGAGATTTCTCAATTGTCACCATCAATCAATTTTGCTTAACACTGGCAATTTTAATCCAAGAAATTATCGTGGCTTATTCACTTTATCAAATTACCAAAGATCCTTTGACCCTCGGTCTAATTGGTTTGGCTGAAGCCATTCCATTTATCGCTCTGTCACTTTGGGGTGGATATTTCGCAGATAAGTTTAATAAACAAACGATCATGAAAATTTGTTTATTTTTCTCAGTTCCATTACCACTCGTACTGTGGTGGTTATTCCATAGTTTTGATCATGCTCAAATCAGTATTCATACCTTGTCATGGGGAATCTATGCGGTGATTTTTGGTTTAGGAACGATTCGAGGTTTTTATAATCCATCAGCAACCTCTCTCAAACCATTCTTAATTCCCCGTGAGTTATATGCCAATGGTGCAACTTGGACTACGATTGGATGGCAAAGTGGCGTCATTATTGGTCCAATGCTCGGCGGTTTCATGTTGGCATGGTTAGGACGTGAAAACAGTCTTTTATCTGTAGCCGTACTTCTATTTGTCTGTTTTTGTCTTATTGCACGCTTAAAGAAAAGAACCTTTCCAAAAATGGAACAGAGTAATTTAAAAGACAGCTTAAGCGAAGGTTTCCGTTTTATTTGGAAAACCAAAATTGTCCTTTGGGCGATCTCATTGGATTTAGTTTCCGTGCTATTTGGTGGTGTGATTGCCCTACTGCCGATCTTTGCTGAAGATATTTTAAAAGTTGGTCCCGAAGGTCTAGGCTACTTACGTGCAGCGCCATCCATTGGTGCGCTTATCACAATGATTGCACTGACCAAGTTTCCACCGACCCATCATGCATGGCGAAATATGCTTTTAGCTGTTGCAGGCTTTGGGATTTTTACCATCATCTTCGCATTCTCGAACAGTATGTGGCTTTCATTGATTGCTTTGGCAATGACTGGGGCATGCGACAGTATTTCAGTTGTGGTTCGTCAAACTATTTTACAAGTTTACCCACCTGAAAATATGCGTGGTCGTGTTGCGGCGGTCAACGGCATGTTTGTTTCCAGCAGTAATGAACTCGGTGCGTTTGAATCGGGATTGGCTGCAAAATATCTAGGCACCATCGCTGCAACGGTTTTTGGTGGATGCATGACCATGGCTGTTGTCATGATCAGTTGGATTAAAACCAAGGATTTATTCAAAGTTGACATTACCAAAGGACAAGAACAATCGAAATAG
- a CDS encoding energy transducer TonB has translation MKKIFLISTALLLNQSILADVAQTSSAQQVAELTRDSAQWRIAPRIRIQPCDLENQNRKLDLQITANPQGKVTDVKVLESTGVDHLDQKIIKTVYTSRFRPTGETFTVSQAFALNFTGQPTASCRPVKQQNTCVYLFETKILGEQILKHKTPFQYKEVPKFFIHKDELKGESREIHFSFKLSNKDQISNIKINKSSGLNHLDQQVISALSTTRITSDKKWWQFYKVTHQDQIVFDLNKCP, from the coding sequence ATGAAAAAAATATTTTTAATCAGTACCGCACTCTTACTTAACCAATCAATCCTTGCAGATGTCGCGCAAACATCTTCTGCCCAACAAGTGGCTGAACTTACACGGGATTCAGCACAATGGCGCATCGCACCTCGCATTCGTATCCAACCCTGCGACCTTGAAAATCAAAACCGTAAACTTGATCTTCAGATCACAGCAAATCCGCAAGGGAAAGTGACTGATGTAAAAGTTTTAGAAAGTACTGGGGTTGACCATCTCGATCAAAAGATTATAAAAACGGTATATACATCTCGCTTTAGACCCACTGGCGAAACTTTTACTGTGAGCCAAGCATTTGCTTTAAATTTCACAGGACAACCAACAGCATCATGTAGACCTGTAAAACAGCAAAATACTTGTGTGTATTTATTTGAAACCAAAATTTTAGGCGAACAGATTTTAAAACATAAGACGCCTTTTCAATATAAAGAAGTGCCCAAGTTTTTTATTCACAAAGATGAACTGAAAGGCGAAAGCAGAGAAATTCATTTTTCTTTTAAACTTTCAAATAAAGACCAAATTTCAAATATTAAAATCAATAAAAGCTCTGGTTTAAATCATCTTGATCAACAAGTGATTTCAGCACTCTCCACAACGAGAATCACTTCTGATAAAAAATGGTGGCAGTTTTATAAAGTGACGCATCAAGATCAGATTGTATTTGACCTGAATAAATGTCCTTAA
- a CDS encoding energy transducer TonB, which translates to MNKVIFTTCLLCLSTYSYSAEKLPTIKVQGNQLEQNDLQHLTTRIQWLKFPQVKYQSNELKDQERSAIIRVKADHSGKVIDAEIQESTGIRQLDQKIIDAVEVAKVKPAIKNGKSVAMVGYQTFTLTMNNATDHKPSAQCTYTFHSNHWNKQENGKSVAFRYTKQPQLALDESLLKFKNRVVKFKFKVDKQGDVTQAKLTKLSGVNALDQQVLTAVENAKIEVKRSYRTLWTYKPSTFSDEIHFKTNDCQ; encoded by the coding sequence ATGAATAAAGTTATTTTTACAACATGCCTCTTATGCCTTTCTACATATAGTTATAGTGCTGAAAAATTACCTACCATTAAAGTGCAAGGTAACCAATTAGAACAAAATGATTTACAACATTTAACTACTCGTATTCAATGGCTTAAGTTCCCGCAAGTTAAATACCAAAGTAATGAATTAAAAGACCAAGAACGTTCAGCCATTATTCGCGTCAAAGCAGATCATTCAGGTAAAGTGATTGATGCTGAAATTCAAGAAAGCACAGGCATTCGCCAGCTTGATCAAAAAATTATTGATGCTGTTGAAGTTGCCAAAGTTAAACCTGCAATAAAGAATGGTAAATCCGTTGCAATGGTGGGTTATCAGACATTCACCTTAACCATGAATAATGCAACAGACCACAAGCCATCAGCACAATGCACCTATACATTTCATTCAAATCATTGGAACAAGCAGGAAAATGGCAAATCTGTTGCATTCCGCTATACAAAACAACCTCAACTTGCACTTGATGAATCGTTATTGAAGTTTAAAAATCGCGTAGTGAAATTCAAATTTAAAGTGGATAAACAGGGTGATGTGACTCAAGCAAAATTGACCAAACTTTCTGGTGTCAATGCTTTAGATCAGCAAGTACTTACAGCGGTTGAAAATGCAAAAATTGAAGTGAAACGCTCATATCGAACTTTATGGACATATAAGCCTTCGACTTTTAGTGATGAAATTCATTTCAAAACCAATGATTGTCAATAA
- the infC gene encoding translation initiation factor IF-3 — protein MKQPDRNQQQGAKSNRPALNDEIKAKEVRLVAADGEQKGIVTLAEALRAAEDADLDLVEIVANAEPPVCKIMDFNKHLFDLKQKQKDAKKKQHQVQVKEIKLRPGTDVGDYNVKLRAILKFLEEGNKVKITLRFRGREMAHQQLGLAQLQKIEADVAECGVVEQAPKMEGRQMGMLLGPKKKK, from the coding sequence ATTAAACAGCCTGACCGTAACCAACAACAAGGTGCTAAAAGCAATCGTCCTGCATTGAACGACGAGATTAAGGCAAAAGAAGTCCGTCTCGTTGCTGCAGATGGTGAACAGAAAGGTATCGTAACGCTTGCAGAAGCGTTGCGTGCTGCTGAAGACGCAGATCTTGACCTTGTTGAGATTGTGGCAAATGCAGAACCGCCTGTTTGTAAAATCATGGATTTCAACAAACATTTATTTGATCTGAAGCAAAAGCAAAAAGATGCAAAAAAGAAACAGCATCAAGTTCAGGTCAAAGAAATCAAGTTACGTCCTGGTACAGATGTTGGTGATTACAACGTTAAGTTGCGTGCTATTCTCAAGTTCCTTGAGGAAGGTAACAAAGTCAAAATTACTCTACGTTTCCGTGGTCGTGAAATGGCTCACCAACAGTTGGGTCTTGCTCAATTACAAAAAATTGAAGCAGATGTGGCTGAGTGTGGTGTTGTTGAACAAGCACCAAAAATGGAAGGTCGTCAAATGGGTATGTTACTTGGTCCAAAAAAGAAAAAGTAA
- the rpmI gene encoding 50S ribosomal protein L35, with product MAKLKTRRGAAKRFKATANGFKRKQAFKRHILTKKSAKRIRQLRGCVMVHVSDMNSVRRMCPYI from the coding sequence ATGGCTAAGTTAAAAACTCGCCGTGGTGCAGCTAAGCGTTTCAAAGCGACTGCTAACGGTTTCAAGCGTAAACAAGCGTTCAAACGCCACATTTTGACCAAAAAATCTGCTAAACGTATTCGTCAATTGCGCGGTTGTGTCATGGTTCACGTAAGTGACATGAATTCAGTTCGTCGTATGTGCCCATACATCTAA
- a CDS encoding NADAR family protein, whose amino-acid sequence MIDSQFLIDLQEQIRKGQRFKYLCFWGHTAKQRGVVDKSCFSQWFPAHFEVDGIQYKTAEHYMMAQKAKLFEDDEIFEKIIQVDHPNEAKMLGRKIQQYQENIWLEHRFDIVVKGNIAKFSQHPNLKSFLLGTHDRILVEASPVDKIWGIGLSADDENAEKPLQWKGLNLLGFALMEVRKQL is encoded by the coding sequence ATGATAGATTCACAATTTTTAATAGACTTACAAGAACAGATCAGAAAGGGTCAGCGTTTTAAATATTTATGCTTTTGGGGGCATACAGCAAAGCAAAGAGGTGTTGTGGATAAGAGTTGTTTTAGTCAGTGGTTTCCTGCACATTTTGAAGTCGATGGGATCCAATATAAAACAGCAGAACATTATATGATGGCGCAAAAGGCTAAATTATTTGAAGATGATGAAATTTTTGAAAAAATTATTCAAGTAGATCATCCCAATGAAGCAAAAATGTTGGGTCGTAAAATTCAACAATATCAGGAAAATATTTGGTTAGAACACCGTTTTGATATTGTTGTAAAAGGCAATATTGCAAAGTTTTCACAACATCCTAATTTAAAAAGTTTTTTATTGGGCACACATGATCGAATTTTGGTTGAAGCATCACCTGTAGATAAAATTTGGGGAATTGGATTATCTGCTGATGATGAAAATGCTGAAAAACCATTGCAATGGAAAGGATTGAATTTATTGGGTTTTGCTTTAATGGAAGTGAGAAAGCAACTCTAA